In Cryptosporangium phraense, the DNA window GCCGCCTCCGGCCGGGCTCCCAGCCTTGCGGCCGGTCCCGCCTCCGGCCTCGCCGTCGGAGCCGCCCGCGCCGCCGGCCGGTCTCCCGGCATCGCCGTCGCCCCCTGCGGCAACCAGGGTCCCGGCCGCGGCCAAAGTCCCGGCCTCGATCGCGAGCCGGGTCTTCCCGGCCCCGCCCGGCCCGGTCAGCGTCACCAGCCGCCCGCTCCGGAGCAGCTCCCCGACCCGCGCCAGCTCCTCCCGCCGCCCGACCAACCTGGTCAGCGCGGCCGGCAACGTCCCCCGCCGGCCCGCGGCCGGCTTCCCCACCGCAGCCTTCCCCACGGCCGGCGTCTCGTCCTGCAACGCGGCCAGGTGGGCGGCCCGGAGCTCCGCGCCCGGGTCGACGCCCAGCTCGTCGGCCAGCTCCCGGCGCACCGACTCGTACCGGCGCAGCGCCTCGGCCCGGCGCCCGTCGGCAGTCAGCGCCCGGATCAGCCGGGCGGCCAGCCCCTCGGCCAGCGGATCGGCCGCGCAGGCCGCGGTCAGCTCGTCCACCAGCGCCGGCGCGTCGGCCCCGCGGGCCAGATCGGCGTCGACCCGGGCCTCGAGCGTGACCCGGCGCAACGCGTCGGCCCGCTCGGCCGCGACCGCCGCGAACGGAGCCCCCCGGGCGTCGGCCAGGGCTGGCCCGTGCCAGAGACCCAGGGCCTCGCGCAGCTGCCGCGCCGCGGCGTCCGCATCACCGGAGCGCAGCGACGCGGTACCCGCGGCGGACAGCCGCGCACACTCGTGCAGGTCGACGGCGGTCGGGGGGAGGGCGAGCCGGTAGCCGGCCGGGTGCGACACGATCGCGTCGCGGCCCGGCGGACCGGCGCGGCCGAGGTCGCGTCGCAGCCGGGAGACCGCGGACTGCAGCGCGTTGGCCGGCGCGGCCGGCGGCTCCGCCCCCCAGAGGTCGTCGACGAGCCGGTCGACGGTGATCAGCCGCCCCGGGTCGAGCGCCAGACGGCACAGCAGCGTGCGCTGCCGCACCCCGGTGACCGGCACCGCGCGATCGGTGGCGTCCCGGAGCTCCAGGGGACCCAGCAGCCGGATACGCATGCCGTCCATTCTGGCGCCCCCCACCGACAATCCCTACGCAAAATAACAAGCCCATACGCCCGAACACACCCACCCACCTGCCAACCCCGCACACCAGGGGAGGGGGCCGCCCACGCGGTGCCGCCTCGCGAACCCCCGAAAACTCGTCACACCGCGCGCAGGCGCGCGCCTGCGCGCGGGCACAGGGCCCGGTTTAGGGTTACGGACGTGGCCGACGAACTGGACGAGGAAACGCTGGCGTTCGCGCACCGGATGTTCGACGCGGCGCGCAACGGCGACTCCGACCTGCTCGCGCGCAACGTCGACGCGGGCCTGCCGGTGAACCTCACCAACGACAAGGGCGATTCACTGCTGCTCCTGGCCGCCTACTACGACCATCCCGCGACCGTGTCGGCGCTGCTGTCCCGGGGCGCCGACGCGAACCGCATCAACGACAAGGGCCAGACGCCGCTGGCGGCCGCGGTGTTCCGCCGGTCCGAGACCACCGTCCGGGCGCTGCTCGACGCGGGTGCCGATCCGCTGGCCGGCGGTCCGTCGGCGCTGGACACGGCCCGGTTCTTCGGTATCCCCGAGATGCTCGAGATCCTCGAAGACCCGCAGTCGTAGTAACAAGCCCATACGCCGAACAACGACCCGAAAAGCCAAACGCGTCACACCGGCGGCACCGGTCCTCCGGCCCCGAGGGGAGCGGGGGTAGCGTCCACGCGAGACAGCTTTCGAGCGGTGGGAGGCGTAATGGTGCAGGGACCAGTGACGGTCACGGTCACCGGTGCGGCGGGGCAGATCGGCTACGCGCTGTTGTTCCGGATCGCGTCCGGGCATCTGCTGGGTCCGGATGTTCCGGTCAAGCTGCGGCTGCTGGAGATCACTCCGGCGCTGAAGGCGGCCGAGGGTACCGCGATGGAGCTGGCGGACTGCGCGTTCCCGCTGCTGCAGAGCGTCGACATCTCGGACGACCCGCGGGTGGCGTTCGACGGTGCGAACGTGGCGCTGCTGGTGGGTGCCCGTCCCCGCACCAAGGGCATGGAGCGCGGTGACCTCCTGGAGGCCAACGGCGGGATCTTCAAGCCGCAGGGCGAGGCGATCAACGCGGTGGCCGCGGATGACGTGAAGGTGCTGGTCGTCGGTAACCCGGCGAACACGAACGCGTTGATCGCGCAGGCCCACGCGCCGGACGTGCCCGCGGAGCGGTTCACGGCGATGACCCGGCTGGATCACAACCGGGCGATCTCCCAGCTGGCGAGCAAGCTCGAGGTTCCGGTCACGGCGATCAAGAAGCTGACGATCTGGGGCAACCACTCGGCGACGCAGTACCCGGATCTGTTCCACACCGAGGTCAACGGGAAGATCGCGGCCGAGCAGGTCGACGAGGCCTGGTTGAAGGACACGTTCATCCCGACGGTGGCGAAGCGCGGTGCGGCGATCATCGAGGCGCGGGGTGCGTCGTCGGCGGCGTCGGCGGCGAACGCGGCGATCGACCACGTCTTCACCTGGGTGAACGGCACGGCTGAGGGTGACTGGACCTCCGCGGCGATTCCGTCGGACGGTTCGTACGGTGTGCCGGAGGGTCTGATTTCGTCGTTCCCGGTGACGGCGAAGGACGGGAAGTTCTCGATCGTCCAGGGGTTGGAGATCGATGCGTTCTCGCGGGAGCGGATCGATGCGTCGGTGGCTGAGCTGGGTGAGGAGCGCGACGCGGTGCGGGGCCTGGGCCTGATCTGAGGTCCGGTTTCACTGGAGGGCGGCCGGTCGGCCGCCCTTTAGTGTGTTTCTGTGATGGTTGATGCCGAGTTGCTGCCGGTTGCGGTCTTTTTTTCTGACGCTATGGGGCTGACCGGAAATACCCAGTTCGAGGCCGTGCGGCGGCCGGAGCTGGATGCCACCGTCAGCAGTCTGGCCGGTGGAGGGTCGCGGTTGGTGCGGGCGGGCGCGTCGACGTTCCTGGTGCGGCGGGCCGGGTCGTGGGGTGTGGTCGTGGATGTGACCGGGGTGGCGGAGGCGGAGCGGGAGTCGGCGCACGCGACCCGGCTGGAGTCGATCGGGCAGCTGGCGGCGGGGCTGGCGCACGAGATCAACACGCCGGTGCAGTACGTGTCGCACAACGTGCTGTTCCTGCGGGAGGCGTTCGGGTCGGTGCCGCCGGGGGTGTTCGACGAGTATCTGGCGGCCGAGGTGCCGGCGGCGATCGAGCAGACGCTGGAGGGTGTGGAGCGGGTCGCGGAGATCGTGCGGGCGATGAACGAGTTCGCGCATCCCGGTGAGGGGTTGGCGCCGGCGGATCTGAACCGGGCGGTGGAGTCGACGGTGCAGGTGTGCCGGAACGAGTGGAAGTACGTGGCGCGGCTGGAGCTGGAGCTGGACCCGGAGTTGGGGCTGGTGCCGTGTTTCGAGGGTGAGATCAAGCAGGTGGTGCTGAATCTGGTGGTGAACGCGGCGCACGCGATCGGGTCGCCGCCGGGGGTGATCCGGGTGTCGACGCGGCGGGTGCCGGACGGGGTGGAGATCGCGGTGGCCGACACGGGGATCGGGATGGACGAGGCGACCCGGGAACGGGTGTTCGATCCGTTCTTCACGACGAAGGGGGTCGGGAAGGGCACCGGGCAGGGGCTGGCGATGGCGTACCGGTCGGTGGTGGGGCGGCACGGGGGGTCGATCGCGGTGGAGTCGTCGCCGGGTGCGGGGTCGGTGTTCCGGGTGCGGTTGCCAACGACTGCGGTCGGTGGCGTGTGCGACGATGCGGCTCGTGAGCAGTCGCGAGGAGGATCGCCTGCGTGACCTGGTGCGGTTGCGCCGGGTGAAGGACCGGATCGATCGGGAGTACGCGCAGCCGTTGAACGTGGAGGCGCTGGCGCGGGATGCGCACATGTCGGCGGGTCATCTGAGCCGGGAGTTCCGGCGGGCGTACGGCGAGTCGCCGTATTCGTATCTGATGACGCGGCGGATCGAGCGGGCGATGGCGTTGTTGCGGCGTGGTGATCTGAGCGTCACCGAGGTGTGTTTCGCGGTGGGGTGTTCGTCGCTGGGGACGTTTTCGACGCGGTTCACGGAGTTGGTGGGCGTCCCGCCGAGTGCGTTCCGGAAGGAACCGTCGGAGACCGACGGGATCCCCTCGTGCGTGGCGAAGCAGGTGACGCGACCGGTCAGGAATCGAGAAGCGGCGCCGCAGGCGCCACACGTAGCGTGACCGGCATGGACATCACGATCTTCAACAGTTTCCTGCCGCAGACCGACCCGGAGGCGGCGATCACGTTCTACCGGGACGTGCTCGGGTGGGAGGTGCGGCTGGACGTCGGGTACGGGGACATGCGGTGGATCACGGTGGGCCCGAAGGGGCAGCCGGACACCGCGGTGGTGCTGCACCCGCCGGCGGCGGACCCGGGCATCACCGACGACGAGCGCCGGGTGATCGCGGAGATGATGGCGAAGGGCACCTACGGGGGTCTGAACCTGGCGACCAAGGACGTGGACGCGACGTTCGCGCAGCTGGTGGAGGCGGGCGCGGAGGTCGTGCAGGAGCCGACCGATCAGCCGTACGGGGTGCGTGACGGGGCGGTGCGGGACCCGTCCGGCAACTTGTTGCGTATCCAGCAGCGATAGGAGCGTCGAGTGGACCGTGCCGACAGTGCCGACGGTGCCGACAGCCACGATCTGATCCGTGTGGTG includes these proteins:
- a CDS encoding AfsR/SARP family transcriptional regulator — protein: MRIRLLGPLELRDATDRAVPVTGVRQRTLLCRLALDPGRLITVDRLVDDLWGAEPPAAPANALQSAVSRLRRDLGRAGPPGRDAIVSHPAGYRLALPPTAVDLHECARLSAAGTASLRSGDADAAARQLREALGLWHGPALADARGAPFAAVAAERADALRRVTLEARVDADLARGADAPALVDELTAACAADPLAEGLAARLIRALTADGRRAEALRRYESVRRELADELGVDPGAELRAAHLAALQDETPAVGKAAVGKPAAGRRGTLPAALTRLVGRREELARVGELLRSGRLVTLTGPGGAGKTRLAIEAGTLAAAGTLVAAGGDGDAGRPAGGAGGSDGEAGGGTGRKAGSPAGGGTGGEAGGGSVAGGGGGSGRGGFGAPDGVWLVELAGLPAGASGNAVAEAVLAVLARPVPVLEPGDEPALDSVERLGELLGGRKLLLILDNAEHVVEAVADVATRVLAAAPGVRALVTSQAPLGVVGEALCPVGPLPLPPVDLPSDPAPAGGTLAGRGGSRAVAGAAPAGPA
- a CDS encoding ankyrin repeat domain-containing protein, yielding MADELDEETLAFAHRMFDAARNGDSDLLARNVDAGLPVNLTNDKGDSLLLLAAYYDHPATVSALLSRGADANRINDKGQTPLAAAVFRRSETTVRALLDAGADPLAGGPSALDTARFFGIPEMLEILEDPQS
- a CDS encoding malate dehydrogenase, with translation MVQGPVTVTVTGAAGQIGYALLFRIASGHLLGPDVPVKLRLLEITPALKAAEGTAMELADCAFPLLQSVDISDDPRVAFDGANVALLVGARPRTKGMERGDLLEANGGIFKPQGEAINAVAADDVKVLVVGNPANTNALIAQAHAPDVPAERFTAMTRLDHNRAISQLASKLEVPVTAIKKLTIWGNHSATQYPDLFHTEVNGKIAAEQVDEAWLKDTFIPTVAKRGAAIIEARGASSAASAANAAIDHVFTWVNGTAEGDWTSAAIPSDGSYGVPEGLISSFPVTAKDGKFSIVQGLEIDAFSRERIDASVAELGEERDAVRGLGLI
- a CDS encoding sensor histidine kinase; this encodes MGLTGNTQFEAVRRPELDATVSSLAGGGSRLVRAGASTFLVRRAGSWGVVVDVTGVAEAERESAHATRLESIGQLAAGLAHEINTPVQYVSHNVLFLREAFGSVPPGVFDEYLAAEVPAAIEQTLEGVERVAEIVRAMNEFAHPGEGLAPADLNRAVESTVQVCRNEWKYVARLELELDPELGLVPCFEGEIKQVVLNLVVNAAHAIGSPPGVIRVSTRRVPDGVEIAVADTGIGMDEATRERVFDPFFTTKGVGKGTGQGLAMAYRSVVGRHGGSIAVESSPGAGSVFRVRLPTTAVGGVCDDAAREQSRGGSPA
- a CDS encoding helix-turn-helix transcriptional regulator translates to MRLVSSREEDRLRDLVRLRRVKDRIDREYAQPLNVEALARDAHMSAGHLSREFRRAYGESPYSYLMTRRIERAMALLRRGDLSVTEVCFAVGCSSLGTFSTRFTELVGVPPSAFRKEPSETDGIPSCVAKQVTRPVRNREAAPQAPHVA
- a CDS encoding VOC family protein codes for the protein MDITIFNSFLPQTDPEAAITFYRDVLGWEVRLDVGYGDMRWITVGPKGQPDTAVVLHPPAADPGITDDERRVIAEMMAKGTYGGLNLATKDVDATFAQLVEAGAEVVQEPTDQPYGVRDGAVRDPSGNLLRIQQR